Genomic segment of Bemisia tabaci chromosome 9, PGI_BMITA_v3:
TTTATTTCCGAGAGTAGCTTTTACACCACATAGAAGATAGCAGTGCGCCTTTGACACCGAGCATCCTacaaatcgatcgaacaggaacCCAGATAGCAGAgccgtggcgtgaatgatcgattaacgatatttccccatttgaatgctagggtaaagaatcgactattacggtgttcgttgcgaacgccctgttaatcgatccttttccatgggtttaaatggcagatcaatcgatatatcgcaaagcacgccacgccactgctagatAGCAACCTTTTTAACGAAAGCACGTAGATTTGAATGAAATATAAGAATAATAATTCTCATCTTATCTCGGAAAATTCACCGCAGATTCGAAAGTGTTTTATTGTGGCTGAATTACTCACATTGAATAGgcagtgaaaaacttgcaacgtcgcaaattttgatattaatgtttttcatctcatcgtcggtgatgagaaaatgtgtaactgcaCATGCGCTACGGTGTATTCTCAGCGGTAATCTTGATCTACCGCCATCACCATCAAGTCGAAGCGAaactgttgaaggcgctctgagcaactattccacctcagaagtattgcacagtatcagacgaaaatgaaggcgcaccaaAGTATTTAAATTGGCTCGTATGGTTTACAACCGTGAACGATCCCACTGATCCCACCAACGGTATggggctcctgttcgatcgatatttgcgaaacttggtaccagcgggccgattattgaaattgatagacaaagctatagacaaagaagacaaaagagatatggagggccagatattggtagaagcgggtggttgaaatgggtagaggaggtaggtaatagactaactaacggcaacccacgaggaacCCGATGGttggttcatcattttctcccttagtccataggaaccacccatttcaaccaacaggatagctccatactccctatttcttctttgtctatcgcgttGTCTATTAATtgcaataatcggcccgcagaaggCTTGATTTGACAGAAAATTTGgatttcaactcaaattttcaaaatttgaaaatccaagatggtggacgAGGCCTGAAATGCTAACTCGACTCCTgttcaatcgatttttgtgaaacttggtgcCAGGTGCGGGTTTTCTAAAATTATATACCTTACGGACTGAACATTAGTTCAAGTAACTGAGAGTTTTGTTACGCATCTTACAaccactttttttatttatttatttatttattgcaGATTTCATCTGTCTGTATCCTTACATTACTAGGCGATTTGGAGAGTTGACTTCTACACTCTGGGGAAGAAAGTAGAGCAAGTTATATGAAATATGCTGCCTCTGTCCCATATGGTCAGCTTACATGTCACtaaattcaaccaaaaatcaACTCTCGCGCCAGACAGATGGACTCTTCTTAAAAAGCCCTAAGATCTATATAGATaatctttatattttatttaccaAGACAtggaaacttttcaaaatcgagtAAAACAATTAATAACTTATATCCATAGACCACTAATCCCATTATATTGCACATTATTCCTATTAactccaatggagaatttgcacacacaaattttaCTACTTCATCCGATAGTACTTAGTGAGCagagttctcaatttttttcaatttttcttttctgatttgagaaattgtagaaaaatagatttgaaagtgaaaaaatgtacTCTTGTCATGCCATCTAGCGACAATTCCCATCAAAGCACGTGTATTTTAGAAGATTAGgatattttgtcatatttccaccaataatttttcaatttacaaacCAATTGTATTCTCGTGCTCATATCTCTTGATAATTTCATCTCAAACATGAATTTACCAAATTTTAGACccctgcgaattctccattatttTTAATCAAGGTGATGACTTGTTTGCTAAACGCCCTCCAAATGTAAACGTAGTTAagtataattggacgtatttcggccgaatgaaactatgtgcattactgtcgtgctaaggaagaacgccgtatgaacattcgagagttgccaaatttcctccaataaaatgtctgtttttgaggaatgttttgattattttcccgtgaaattttcagactttttacatCAAACTACGGACGACCTCCTTTGacaaattggaggagaaataaccacagattttcctgaaaattcgtaatttgtagaaggaaatttggcaacgcctgatggcttacatggcgttcttccttagctcggcagattacgacgtgagccctgttatgtatgtattcttatgggtctcagggctcatgtcttaatgcacatagttccgtttggcagaaatacgaccaTTTTAATGACATCCAGGTGCAATCCTCGTACCGTCGACTTCAATCATTGCATTACATCCCATTCGATTATATCTTGTATGTAATTGTGagggagggtgtgtgtgtgtgtgtatttGACCTTTCCGAAGAGGGTTTGTCAAGCTTTTATTGTTGTTCCAGCATTGAACATGCGGCCGCTCGGAGATCGGTGACCAACTCACCTTTGCGCTCCGTCTTGCGACACCAGAAGCGGAAAGCGCCGCCTGCCACCGCTGTGTGACAAACGTGCCGCGCGTGGGTGTGAACTGCAACCAACGCGACGGTCggccgcacagtgcggccctctgtggacaaaaataaaaaattcacgactcgacatctgaatattttttttgaactttgtcATCTTGAAGACATTTTTGACTCACaatgattatttattttcaaattcctcgctcaaaactacttcaaattTGGGCAGAAAGTGGGCgggaaatgggtcgagaatcactggtccataagaaatacgcgggaaaaagacgtcaacttcaaatgaagatttctcgcttgaaacacAAAATGCTCCGGGTGGTTGACATTTCCGGGTGTATgagatgcgtttactcgtgttgggcacaatttttgtgaaagccaTTGTCAACACTAATAAGAGTttagttccgtaaacccatctctgtttggacaaggccttccacttataagaaacgaacgaaaaatttatgaaagaacatacataaatgtggttaaaaattttaacttctaccgccgcgccgaccgcactgtattggcgcaatgcgtgaagtattcatgcggtcttgtgggcgctatgcgttttatgccgacagccgcgccgctccgttccaaggtcaaattgcgtgtttggtttctctcttaactcgactaattaatggtgctgtctcttgtatcaccgaaaaagacgataaaattagaaattactgtacttttactctcaggaaatgagagattttgtcgccttttctcgtttgtaatttattttctgaatcagatttttctctttctctttttgatacctacattcaaaacaattgcaaaatttgccgccccctacattttagcgccatgggccgcggcccttgtggccacccccttaatccggccctgcctacCTGCCTTAACATTcaataaaatgcctgatttgactattttcctGCGACAAGGCTAACCGAAAGCGTCGCATCTACATtaaggtgtttcaaaatctcaactcttatctcattttttggaaggaaactgACGAACATCCCTACAGTCGAAAATCATTGCAATTTATTTGCCAATGTGAAAtttatttccacaaaattttaaggttaggtGTTACACGCAACGTAGATGTGCCTTCCTTTAGATTTTGGTCTGCTTTGAAAACTTAGAATAagagatgaaattttgaaactccacCAATGCAGATCAATCCATatgtatatcgcaaagcacgccccgccAATGATCGTGAtgtgtcgcgtcgcgtcgtttcGTGGCTTGCGCCAACGCAATTCGGTCTTTTGTTGCGGGCGCAGCGCTGCCAGGCGTcgaaaatgacgtcatccatttgaGGAGAGGAAACAAAATATCTCAGAGACCCCACAAAGTAGCGTTTTCTCGCTAAGAAATTAAGGTGAGGTGCAGGACAGAGGTGTAGACACGTTAAGCATTGGacctttttcctttgaaaagtaattttaccaaattagGTCAATTGATTACTGTAAACGACCATTGCTCCATAGTATTCTGccttgctgagaaaaaacgccgcatgagatgtcagatgttgccaagtttcctccgataaaaatcgaatttgctgggaaaattgtggatattattttccaaaatttgcagactattttgtacgcaagttaatctaaaatatctgaacatttcaaggaaaaatttgcgtgaatgttgtcaaaaatacatgttttaataagggaaatttggcaactctagaatgtatatacggtgttcttccgtagcacggcagtattagcgCCTGCGAagctgcaggaatacttcatgcattgcgaacagtgcgatcagcgtgagacgcttctcagcgcctacaagacgactgcatgaatacttctcgcaatACGCCAAACCAGGTGAGCTAATACGTGGGTACCCGTACTTCAACACTTTATTTTACATAAAAGTATAAAGGGGTGGATTGTACCTTTAAAGTATAAAGGGGTGGCTGTAGCtgtgaaatgaaaaacaatGTTCTATATAACTAAACATAACTTATTGTATCATTTTTAATGTGCGATACTAATCAATCTAATAACACTCATGATCAGAATGTTTTGTATGACTAGAATAATTATGACAATTACTACGTTCCTAAAGCTCAGCCCTTACGTACTGGTTCGAGATAATTTTATCAGAATAATGTGAGATTTAACAGATCACGCATCTTACATTTATATTACATAAACATTTGGAACAATTAAGGCGTATGAGATTGGCTCATGAATACGAGAGCCAGTCGCGTAGCGTGCGTTGCGATATGTCGAtggatcggccatttaaacctatggaaaagaatcgataaacagtgttcgtaacgaacaccttaataatcgattctttactatggcttcaaatggggaaatatcgataatcgattgctcacgccacgccactgatgagaGCACACATACGTTGTTGACTAGAGATTAAATAATAttattcagtggcgaggcgtcgaggtgtaaatgatcgatcatcgattttcccccatttgaatctacggtaaagaatcaaatattaaggtgttcgttacgagcaccctctttatcgatccttttccataggtttaaatggcagattaatagACGTGTCCAAAGCACGCTGCCACTGGTATtatctttttttgcttcttctgaTCAAGCCTCTTCATCGGAGAAATTCTGGAATTTATTTTATCAGGCAAAATGTATGTTAAATGCCTCTTATTTCTGACTGTGCCGCATTTTTCCTTAAAGTGTAGCACTCCTTTTCATGaccaatgaaaatgaaaatttttcagtcgAACGAAGAAGACAAGAAATTTACGTCATCGTTGGGTGGTCAACTTGATTCGATACAGAAATGCGCTCGTTCTGCTCCtgaaaaaagtcgaaaattttttttacctttttgaaaTATagtcgaggggcttggaggacaaggcgcaatagtgcagttcttgaaaaaactgagatattaatgatttcaagtaaaactagtcttgatacattttctgtgaaaaattcgctcccaaatttcaatttttaagcatcaagaagtcagtttgaactttctttccgccgtaagcatccatgtaatttcgaaacttgaaaagtgtatttctcgaaaaagcaaaaacttattttatgagccttgtcctccaatcccctcagttggactacattttgaaatttggaactacaatttctggctcagtttagaaacaacgtgtgtaccattggtttctctatgcatatatacgtgctttcatggatgagccaaaaatttttgttcttaACTGTAAAATGACGTCTAATGGATACAAAGAGCTTCATGTCAGCGGCAGGATTGAGAATCGGAACCAAAGAACCAATTAccttgcagaaaaaaaaaaaacacattggatctagagttcagactcttaaaaacatcgacaagaaatagtactcttgatccaatcagaatctagcttaaatcaataatcaataggcaaacctcttaatttaagcggatttcgttttgattcaagcaaaaatccgattgaatcaagagtaatttttcttgtcaattttttcaagagtctggactctagatccgatgtgttttttttccagtgtgtgtttGATGGGTGGAAAAGGAACCGGTACCGAATTCTACAAAATGGAGTCAATTCCATCTTGCTTTCCAGACAttctcccaaatttcaatttttaagcatcaaaaaatcagattgaactctctttccaccatgaggatccatgtaatttcgaaacttgaaaCACGTATctctcggaatagcaaaaactgcacttatgcgccttgtcctccaatcctCTTAGTTATTAATTGATGAGGTATTTTTAATACCGCTCGTAAACGTAGCCACGAttcaaagcagtggcgtggcgtgctttaccggcgatatatcgattgatttgccatttaaacctatggaaaaggatcgataaacagggtgtccgcaacgaatgccttaataatcgattctttaccataccttcaaatggggaattatcgatagtcgatcattcacgcctcgctgaTCCCTCGTAGGTGTGGAAAAAGGTTCACCAAGGCCTCGGATAAGCTTACAGGGTACAGTGAGTTTAATACAAGTGATAAATATCACTTGCCGAAGGCCTATGtcaataaaaatggaaatagcaAGGAAGCGATAAAAATTTTCTAATATCCGCACTGCTGCTTGTTATAATTCGGAAGAAATATGAATATGTGGCAGGTCTTTCATTTATTACCCTCGTTTAATTTGACATTCTTTTAAGTCTCTGTTTAATCATTGATTTTTCCAGgtagctgccgtgctaaggaagaacgccgtatgaacctctgagagttgccaaatttcccttgataaaatatatatttttgagaacattcatgcttacttttccttgaaattttcagatattttagattaacttGCGCACAAAATagtctgcaaattttggaacataatatccgcaattttcccagcaactttttcgaaggaaacttggcaacgtctgaaagctcatacggcgttcttcctcagcacggcagtattacacTTACCAAACTGACTTCGTATCGTAAGACTTGATCCAGCATTTTAATATAGTAGATGGCCATTTTTAAGGTTTTCACCTTGCTTATCCTCTTGCCCCTGtaaaagtaaagaaagaaaaatcttaAATTCTGATGTTAAAATGTCTGCAATATATGTTTTACATTCAGTGTACAGTATGCGAAGAGGCTGATTACTCCTAGCTCGGCTTTCATATTTATACGATGACAAAGATTTGATCAAAAATAGGGAGTAAAATTGGCACGGAGGGATCCCGGATCCCTAAGGTCctcctcagggccggatttacccaatagatcgtattcgacagtggttcgatgtatcgtttggttcaaaacaatagaacataacctcaaacaaatatttcaggatttaatttagaaaagctgagaatgagaaaattcctgacaatttcacttttcattgccatttaattggtactcgagagaataaaaattcgatcacgtAAGACCCgtttacctcagatttctaaattgacttttgaggctgtggttacatattgaaccaatatATTCTCAATCAATATATTCTCACCTGAGTGATCTGTCgcatacgatctataaaaaccatcaagtgaacgtgccggtggaggAAGGGTGTATgagatgcgtttactcgtgttgggtacattttttgtgaaagccctgtcaacactaacaggAGTTCAgctccgtaaacccatccctgtttggccTGAAGGCCTTGGCCTTCCACTTAtgaaaaacgaacgaaaaatttatgaaagaacaagtataaatgtggttaaaaattttaacttccaccgccgcgccgaccgcactgtattggcgcattgcgtgaagtattcatgcagtcttgtgggcgctatgctTGCTATGCATTTCAAGCCGActactgctgaccgcagtgtgtttgacgcaatgcgtgaagtattcatgcagtattgtaggcgctatgcgttttatgcCGACCGCCGTGCCGCTCCGTTCAAAGGTCAAATCGcgcgtttggtttctctcttaactcggctaattgaaggtgttgtctcttgtatcaccgaaagacgacaaaattagaaattattgtacttttactctcaggaaatgagagattttgtcgccttttctcgtttgtaatttattttctgaatcagattttttctctctctttttgatacctacattcaaaacaattacaaaatttgccgccccctacattttgccgccatgcgccgcggcccatgtggccatccccttagtCCGGCCCTGGTCTCCCTAGGGAGCCCTAAGGAtctatttatcgatcgattcacgtttgtCGATTGAACCGCGTCGTTTGGTTCACGTTCATTTGCTAAAATTCCACAATTCTACGGTGAGTCTGAACGATCAGGCCCAATGgcccaatggagaatttgcatgcaaattttttattgcttcatcggaaagtgcttaaaaagctggtttcacagtattttttataatttttttctgagatgggaaatagtttaaaaatcgatctaaaagtgagaaaatgcaccgcctagtgacgtcatctggcggcatttcccatttaaacacatgtatttcagcaggtTAGATCAttctgtcatatcttctccaataattgttcgattattcatgaatcaagggtatcctccATCGTGTTCAgtccactcagtagtttccacttttaaacacgaaattcatcaaatttcagacacctgcaagtTCTCTATTATAAATTTTTGTGGGAAGCAGAGCTTCTGTGGCGTACATGCAGATAATCTTCATCTTTTTCCTCTTGTGGAACaggtgaattgatcgacaaacccataCATCGATGGATAAGCCTAAAAATCGAGTAAATCGAACGTGCTtgcacctaaaatcgatattttcaatggatttaagtggaggaaaaacagtgttgccagcttgtAGGACCACCGTTGCAGGGAACGAAACAACAACGCGACGTTGGAGTTGGAGCAGAGCGCAGCTCGGCCGACTCGGCGATTGATTTAGGAGACAATGGAACCTGTCGGCGTGTCTGGTCCGGTCGGCGCGTGTTGTTTCCGACTTGGGCTCCCTGCGCCCGCGCCTTCCGCCATCgcgccgacgcacagtggatcgagccataGACGAGTTTTGACATGTCTTTTCggactaaaattgcaaacttcGATATTTACCTCGTTAAATTTAAAGGCTTTTTATTcagagatgggcacagagctgcctttcatccccggagtattaagtgatctctctcatcgccatcatattttatttatcatatttatatactaatttagaggctagacaaacagggtcacggccctagtcagaagttaggagaagaaggagaagaagaggaaatttAAAGGGAGTTTCCAGTTGAATTTTGACGAGAAACCCCACGGAATCACtctttaaacataaaaatttcataatgatGAAGGTAACAGGGCTCCCATTCCAAGTccgtttctttcaatttctacCACCTCATAACtaataaattaattatattaatgatgctctttttagattttgtcAC
This window contains:
- the LOC109034800 gene encoding achaete-scute homolog 3, coding for MEKKPALQIIAKRNARERRRVQAVNGAFAKLRKTIPADSHRGKRISKVKTLKMAIYYIKMLDQVLRYEVSLEQNERISVSNQVDHPTMT